A region from the Candidatus Poribacteria bacterium genome encodes:
- a CDS encoding MotA/TolQ/ExbB proton channel family protein, with translation RIGTEQFIASIADSLRKENIMEAVSTCEEAGGPLANVLKAGLLRYSQAQIEERDISKEEIQEAIEEASLLEIPELERNLPVLGTVAVVSPLFGLLGTVTGMISAFTTIALEGTGDPQQLAGGISQALLTTAAGLTVAIPCLIFFQLFDSWVNRHMVEISQVSTEIVNQLIVGEGGEA, from the coding sequence CGAATTGGAACCGAACAGTTTATCGCCAGTATCGCTGATTCACTGCGTAAAGAGAACATTATGGAAGCCGTTTCCACTTGCGAAGAAGCTGGTGGCCCGCTTGCGAATGTGCTTAAAGCAGGATTGCTGCGATACAGCCAAGCCCAAATTGAGGAACGCGATATTAGCAAAGAGGAAATTCAGGAAGCTATTGAGGAAGCAAGCCTCCTTGAAATCCCTGAACTCGAAAGGAACCTACCGGTTCTCGGTACAGTTGCAGTCGTTTCTCCGCTGTTTGGTTTGCTCGGAACAGTTACAGGTATGATTAGTGCGTTTACGACAATCGCACTTGAAGGTACTGGTGACCCGCAGCAGCTCGCCGGTGGTATCTCACAGGCACTTCTCACAACTGCTGCTGGCTTGACAGTTGCTATTCCTTGCCTGATTTTCTTCCAACTCTTCGATAGCTGGGTTAACAGACACATGGTTGAGATCTCTCAGGTTTCTACCGAGATCGTGAACCAGCTGATTGTTGGAGAAGGCGGCGAAGCTTAG
- a CDS encoding biopolymer transporter ExbD yields MAQVNGEQKLTLLATKIRERKPPTLSMAPMIDCVFLLLIFFMVSTTFSPIPGLRVQLPPPGKPSPDKPKGLTVRIANPEPGADRGTMVLNDEVVQLDEMFNRFINAPEEATSMLIIQSEREVLHEQIVLVMDIAKQAGIDKIGFAIVARD; encoded by the coding sequence ATGGCACAAGTCAACGGAGAACAGAAATTAACGCTGCTTGCAACCAAGATTCGGGAACGCAAGCCGCCAACACTCAGTATGGCACCTATGATTGACTGCGTGTTCCTGCTTTTGATCTTCTTCATGGTCTCGACAACCTTCTCGCCGATTCCAGGTCTTCGGGTGCAGCTCCCGCCACCGGGGAAACCATCACCCGATAAACCGAAAGGTCTGACCGTTCGAATCGCTAACCCGGAACCCGGTGCTGACAGAGGCACTATGGTGCTGAACGACGAGGTTGTCCAACTTGATGAAATGTTCAATAGATTCATCAATGCCCCTGAAGAAGCAACAAGCATGCTGATTATCCAATCCGAACGAGAAGTACTCCATGAACAGATCGTGCTAGTGATGGATATCGCGAAACAGGCAGGTATAGATAAAATCGGGTTCGCTATTGTTGCCAGAGACTGA